The genomic interval CACGGTGAGGATGGTGCCCTCGGCCGGGTCGGCGACGCCGGCCCGCGCCCGCTCGGCGCCGCGGCGGATGGCCCGCGCGAGCATCAGCGGCGCGTCGGTGAGCGGCTGCCCGTCGATGAGACCGCCCAGCACCTCGGACATGCCGCGCACGAACTGGCTGAGGATGACGCCGGAGTTCCCGCGCGCCCCCAGCAGCGCCCCGCGCGCCATCACCGACGCGGCGGCGGCCAGCGCGGCGGGGCGCTCGCGCCGCAGCGCGTCGGTCATCGCGCGCAGGGTGAGCAGCATGTTGGTGCCGGTGTCGCCGTCCGGGACCGGATAGACGTTGAGCCGGTCGATCTCGTCGCGATGGGCACCCAGGGCCTGCAGCGCGGCGAGGCACCACCGGCGTACGGTGGCCGCATCCATGCGCAGGCTGTCCGGCTGCGAGTTCGGCCGCGGGGGCATGCGACGCCTTCCTTTCCTGGACGGTGATCCATAGCGTAGGCGATCGCCGCGACACGGCCGGTAGCTCGACGCGGCCGGCCGAGGTGTGGCGCAGCCTACGTGCGGCCGGCTTTACGGCGGCCGACCCTCGGGTTAAGATCGACAGGTTGTCATCTGCAGTTTTACCTAGTCTCCAGGAGTTCCCGTGGCCAGCGTTTGCGACGTCTGTGGCAAGAAGCCGTCTTTCGGCAAGTCGGTGTCACACTCCCACCGCCGTACGAGCCGCCGCTGGAACCCGAACGTCCAGCGCGTGCACGCCGTGCTCGCCGGTGGCACCCACAAGACCCTGAACGCCTGCACCACGTGCATCAAGAGCGGCAAGGTCGTCAAGGGCTAACAACGCACTTCGTACGTCGAGGGCGGTGACCGATCCGGTCACCGCCCTCGCTGCGTCCGGGGCCGCTACCCGTGCTGCGCGCGGGCGCGGACGGCCGCCGTCACCAGGTCTACGGTGCCGTGCTCGGTGAACCGGGTCTGGTCGATGACCAGGTCGTACAGCGCGTTGTCGGCGAGGTTCGTGCGGTAGAAGGCCTTGCCGTACGCCAGCCGCGCCTTGTCGTTGGTCTCGACGACCTCGCGCGCCTCCTTCAGCGGCAGCTTCTTCAGGGCGGCGTACGCCTGGATCCGGGCGTCCTTGGGGCCGGTGAGCCGCACGTGCAGCGCGCCGGGCACGTCGCGCAGCACCAGGGCGCCCGCGCGGCCGACGAACACCCCGCCGGTGGTCTGCGCGGCCTCGCGGATGAGCTTCTCGGTGCGCTCGACGAACGCCCGCTCGTCCCCGCCGACGCCGTGCGCCGCCACCTCGGTGCCGCTGATGTCGGGCACCACCGCCATGGCGCTGATCAGCCGCCACAGCCCGGTGGCGGCCTTGTTGTCCTGCGCCATGACCTCGTCGATCGGCACGCCGAGCTCCCGCGAGATCGCGCGCGGGATGGCGCGGTCGACGAACGGGATGTCGAGGGAGCGAGCGAGGGTGGCGCCGATGAACGAACCCCGCAAGCCGAACGAGCTGGCGATGGTGATGACGGTCATGGCCCGATGATGGCACCGCGCGGGGCGGCCGCGCTACGCACCCCGGAAATGGTGTCGCCCTCGTGACTCGGCGCCCGGTGCTCGCTGGGGACGGGCCGCTCGCCGGTCACCGCTCCGTCGCTCAGGCGTCCGGCGCGACGAGCCGCAGGTCCGCCACGAGATCGCCGAACGCCTCGTCGTAGCCTTCTCGGCCGCGCAGCCGCAGGACCGCGGAGGGGTGCGTGGTCACCAGGGCCACCCGGTCGGGCAGCTCGTCGAGCAGCTTCCCGCGGATCTCGCCGATCTTCACCGGCCGGCCCAGCACCGCGCGCGCGGCCGTCGCCCCCAGCGCGACGACCGCCCGGGGAGCCACGGCCTCGAGCTCGGCGTCGAGCCACGGGTGGCAGGCGACCAGGTGCCGCAGCTCCGGCTTCGCGTGGATGCGGCGCTTCCCCCGCGGCTCGAACCGGAAGTGCTTGACGGCGTTGGTCAGGTACGCGGCCGCGCGGTCGATCCCGGCCGCCTCCAGGGCGTCGTCCAGCACCCGCCCGGCCGGGCCGACGAACGGCTCGCCCTGCCGGTCCTCCTGGTCACCGGGCTGCTCGCCGACCAGCATCACGCCCGCCGAGCGCGTCCCCGTCGAGAACACGACCTGGGTGGCCGGCCGCCAGAGCTCGCAGCCGCGGCACTCGTGCGCCGCCGACTCCAGGTCGGGGAGCTCCCGCGACGCCGGCACCCAGGGGCTCGCGTCCGTCTGCTCGGCCATGCCCACCAGTGTCGCAGACACCCGGCCCGCCGCGGGCGCCCTCGTCGAGCAGGCGGCGGCGCTACGCGCGGTCGATCAGGCGGCGGCGCTACGCGCGCCCGAAGTGAGTCCAGCCCCGCGCCTCGGGGGCCCGGCCGTCGATCGTGACGGCCGGCTCGTCCGCGCTGCGCACCGCGCCGACCACGCGCCAGCCGTCGGGCACGTCGTCCGGGGCGAAGGTGGCCGCGAGCGCGTGGTCCTCACCGCCGGCGGTCACCCACTGCAGGGGGTCGGCGCCGATCGCCGACGCGATCTCCGCCATCCGGGCAGGGATGTCGAAGGACGACGCGTCCAGGTCGATCGCGACGTTGCTCGCCCGAGCGATGTGCTCGAGGTCCGCGACCAGCCCGTCGCTGACGTCGCACATCGCGCTCGCCCCGGCCAGCGAGGCCCGCGGTCCCTCGGTGTACGGCGGCGCCGGCCTGCGGTGGGCGTCGATGAACACCTTGCCGGTGCGGAAGCCGCGCGACAGGATCGCCAGCCCCGCGGCGGCGTACCCCAGATGGCCGGCGACGGCGACCACGTCGTTGTCCCGCGCTCCGGCACGGGTCACCGGGACCGCGCCCGCGAGGTCGCCGAGGCCGGTCACCGATACGAAGACGGTGTCGCTGCGGGACATGTCGCCGCCGACCAGCGCGGCACCCGCGGCCGCGCACTCCTCGGCGACGCCCGTGCTGAACCCGTCGAGCCACGACAGCGGCGTGTCGGCCGGGCAGGCCAGGCCGACGACGGCGGCGGTCGGTCGCGCTCCCATCGCGGCGATGTCGGCCAGCGCGGCGGCGATCACCCGGTGCCCGATGTCCTGCGGCCCCGACCAGTCCCGGCGGAAGTGCCGGTCCTCCACGAACACGTCGGTGCTGATCACCACCCGACCGTCGGCGGCGGACACGACCGCGGCGTCGTCACCGGGCCCGAGCAGCACCTCGTCGGTCAGCGAGCCGGCGGTGGCGCGCGTGATGCGCTCTATGGCGGGGAACTCGCCCGCGTCGGAGATGGTCGGGTTCTCGTTGTGCACCCGGCGACGTTATCAACTCGCCGCCTAGAATGGCCGCGTGCCACTGTCTCCCGCCCGCAAGGCCACCGCCATCGCCGTCCCCTCAGCCCTCGTCGCGGGTGCCGTGACCGCCTGGCTGATCTCGCAGAACATGGGTGACGCGCAGGCCGGCTCCGGACCGGTGACGTCGGTCAGCGTGCAGGAGGCGCAGGGCACCGAGGACCAGTGCGCCAACGTCGTCGTCGCGCTGCCCGCGCAGCTCGAGGACCGCGCGAAGCGCGCTGTGAAGGGCCACCCCGGCGCGCTGGCGTGGGGAGAGCCGCCGATCACGCTGGTGTGCGGCGTGCCGAAGCCGGACACCGTCGAGTCGGCGACCAACCTGACGGCGGTCAACGGGGTCACCTGGATGACCACGCAGGACATCGACACCTCGGCGTACGGCCTGCCCGGGAAGAACGTGCTGTGGACGGCCCTCGACCGCGAGGTCTACGTGTCGGTGGCCGTGCCGACCGCCTCCTCCGGCAGCGCCGTCATCTCGCCGATCTCGAAGGTGCTCGCCGAGCGGCTCAAGTCCACCGGCGCCTAGCTAGCTGGCCTCGGGCTTGGTGGCGCGGCCCATCAGCGCCGGCGCGATCTCGGACACCGACCGTCCCTCGTGGCAGATGGCCACGATCGCCTCGGTGATCGGCATCTCCACGCCGTTGGCGCGGGCCAGGTCGAGCACCGATCGGCACGACTTCACGCCCTCGGCGATCTGCGTGGTGCGGGCCGTCGCCTCCTCCAGGGTGTGCCCGCGCCCGAGCCACTCGCCGAAGGTCCGGTTCCGCGACAGCGGCGACGAGCAGGTCGCCGCCAGGTCGCCGATGCCGGCGAGGCCCGAGAACGTCCGGACGTCGGCGCCGAGCTTGCTGCCCAGCCGCGCGGTCTCGGCCAGCCCGCGGGTCATCAACGTCGCCTTGGTGTTGTCGCCGAAGCCCATGCCCTCGGCCATGCCGCAGGCCAGCGCGATCACGTTCTTCACCGCGCCCCCGAGCTCGCAGCCGACCACGTCGGTGCTGGTGTACGGCCGGAAGTAGCCGGTCCGGCAGATGTTCTGGACGCTCACCGCGCGCTCGTGCTCCGGGCAGGCGATCACCGTCGCAGCCGGCTGCTCCTCCGCGATCTCGCGCGCCAGGTTGGGGCCCGACAGGACGGCGATCCGACCGGGGTCGACCTCGGCGGTCTGCGCGATGACCTCCGACATCCGCAGCATGCTGCCGAGCTCGATGCCCTTCATCATGCTGACGAGGGTGGCGTGACCGGCGATCAGGTCGCGCCACCCCTGCAGGTTGGTCCGTAGCGTCTGCGAGGGGATGGCGAGCACGACCAGGTCGGTCTCCTCGAGGGCGTATCGCGGGTCGGCCGTCGCCTCGATCGTCGAGGGGAGGGCGATGCCCGGCAGGTACTCGTCGTTCACCCGGGTGCGCGTGATGCTCTCGACGAGGTCGGCGCGGCGGCCCCACAGGCGCACCGGCAGGCCGGCGTCCGCGAGCACCTTGGCGAACGCGGTGCCCCACGAGCCCGCGCCCATCACGGCCGCCCGAGAGATCACGACTTGCCCGTGTAGCGGTGCAGCTCGGCGGGGGGCTGCTCGCCGCGCATCCGGCCGACCTCGTCGGCGAGGGCGCGCATCATCTCGTCGGTGAGCTCGCGCGCCGCGACGCTGTCCGTGCGTCCGGCGTAGCGCGACAGGTCCATCGGCGGCAACGCGCGGATCCACGTCTGCTTGCGCGGCAGGAGATGCATCTTCTTGGTGTGGTAGTCGTACGCGCGCTGGGCGCCCCACTGGGCGATCGGGATCACCTTTGCCTCGGGCACCGCGAGCGCGATCCGCGCGACCCCGGTCTTGGCGCGCATCGGCCACCAGTCGGGGTCGCGCGTGACCGTCCCCTCGGGGTAGACGGCGACCACCTCGCCGGCGCGCAGCGCTGCGATCGCCCGCTCCAGCGACTCCTGCGCCGCGGCCGAGCCCCGGCTCACCGGGATCTGCCGCGCGCCGGTGAACAGTCGGCCGACGACCGGCGCCTTGAACACGCCGTCCTTGATCATGAACAACGGCAGCCGCCCGGCCGTCCAGACGTACGCCGCGGTGGCGATCGGGTCGAGCACGGACACGTGGTTGAGCACCAGCAGCGCCGGGCCCTGGACGGGGATGTTCTCGCGCTGCTCGAAACGCTCCTTGAAGATCAGCCGCGAGAGGTTGCGCACGATCGGCACCAGGAACTGCAACGCCGGGGTGAGCCGTCCGGCGCTCTTTCGACCCCGCTTCACCGGTGGCTGGAGGTTGTCGCTCACGCATGATCCCTTCGGGTCGGGGGCTGACGCCCGCGCTGCTGCCACCTTAGCGGTGCTGCGACACTGGAGCCGATGAGAACTCCCGAGCCGCTGCAGTGGCATGTCGTGCTGCCGGTCAAGGCGCACGGCTCGTCGAAGACCCGGCTGGGCGGGCGCGATCGCGCCCGCCTCGCGCTGGCCTTCGCCGCCGACACGATGGCGGCCGTGCGGGCCTCGGACGGGGTGGCCGGCCTCGCCGTCGTGACCGACGACCCCGAGGTGGCGGTGATCGCCCGTGACGCCGGCGCGGTGGTGGTGGAGGAGTCCGCCGACCCGGCGCTGCGCGGGTTCGCCCGGTTGAACGCCGCGGTGCGCCAGGGCATCGACGACCGCGGTTGGCGGGAGCGTCCGGTCGCGGCGCTCACCGCCGACCTGCCGGCGCTCAGCCCGCGCGAGGTGGACGCGGCGCTGCTCGCGGCGCAGCGGCATGCCCGCGCGTTCGTGCCCGACCACGTCGGCAGCGGCACGTCCATGATCACGGCGTTGCACGGCGCGCTGCTCGACCCGCGGTTCGGCTCGGCGTCGGCCGCGGC from Cumulibacter manganitolerans carries:
- a CDS encoding cytidylate kinase-like family protein, which translates into the protein MTVITIASSFGLRGSFIGATLARSLDIPFVDRAIPRAISRELGVPIDEVMAQDNKAATGLWRLISAMAVVPDISGTEVAAHGVGGDERAFVERTEKLIREAAQTTGGVFVGRAGALVLRDVPGALHVRLTGPKDARIQAYAALKKLPLKEAREVVETNDKARLAYGKAFYRTNLADNALYDLVIDQTRFTEHGTVDLVTAAVRARAQHG
- the cofC gene encoding 2-phospho-L-lactate guanylyltransferase — its product is MRTPEPLQWHVVLPVKAHGSSKTRLGGRDRARLALAFAADTMAAVRASDGVAGLAVVTDDPEVAVIARDAGAVVVEESADPALRGFARLNAAVRQGIDDRGWRERPVAALTADLPALSPREVDAALLAAQRHARAFVPDHVGSGTSMITALHGALLDPRFGSASAAAHADSGAVRLELDLPGLRQDVDFPGDLREVELLGCGPSTRALLAQIEAGAATGHPDTTP
- a CDS encoding lysophospholipid acyltransferase family protein, which codes for MSDNLQPPVKRGRKSAGRLTPALQFLVPIVRNLSRLIFKERFEQRENIPVQGPALLVLNHVSVLDPIATAAYVWTAGRLPLFMIKDGVFKAPVVGRLFTGARQIPVSRGSAAAQESLERAIAALRAGEVVAVYPEGTVTRDPDWWPMRAKTGVARIALAVPEAKVIPIAQWGAQRAYDYHTKKMHLLPRKQTWIRALPPMDLSRYAGRTDSVAARELTDEMMRALADEVGRMRGEQPPAELHRYTGKS
- a CDS encoding NAD(P)H-dependent glycerol-3-phosphate dehydrogenase, with the translated sequence MISRAAVMGAGSWGTAFAKVLADAGLPVRLWGRRADLVESITRTRVNDEYLPGIALPSTIEATADPRYALEETDLVVLAIPSQTLRTNLQGWRDLIAGHATLVSMMKGIELGSMLRMSEVIAQTAEVDPGRIAVLSGPNLAREIAEEQPAATVIACPEHERAVSVQNICRTGYFRPYTSTDVVGCELGGAVKNVIALACGMAEGMGFGDNTKATLMTRGLAETARLGSKLGADVRTFSGLAGIGDLAATCSSPLSRNRTFGEWLGRGHTLEEATARTTQIAEGVKSCRSVLDLARANGVEMPITEAIVAICHEGRSVSEIAPALMGRATKPEAS
- the rpmB gene encoding 50S ribosomal protein L28; this translates as MASVCDVCGKKPSFGKSVSHSHRRTSRRWNPNVQRVHAVLAGGTHKTLNACTTCIKSGKVVKG
- a CDS encoding DAK2 domain-containing protein, which codes for MPPRPNSQPDSLRMDAATVRRWCLAALQALGAHRDEIDRLNVYPVPDGDTGTNMLLTLRAMTDALRRERPAALAAAASVMARGALLGARGNSGVILSQFVRGMSEVLGGLIDGQPLTDAPLMLARAIRRGAERARAGVADPAEGTILTV
- a CDS encoding UdgX family uracil-DNA binding protein (This protein belongs to the uracil DNA glycosylase superfamily, members of which act in excision repair of DNA. However, it belongs more specifically to UdgX branch, whose founding member was found to bind uracil in DNA (where it does not belong), without cleaving it, appears to promote DNA repair by a pathway involving RecA, rather than base excision.) → MAEQTDASPWVPASRELPDLESAAHECRGCELWRPATQVVFSTGTRSAGVMLVGEQPGDQEDRQGEPFVGPAGRVLDDALEAAGIDRAAAYLTNAVKHFRFEPRGKRRIHAKPELRHLVACHPWLDAELEAVAPRAVVALGATAARAVLGRPVKIGEIRGKLLDELPDRVALVTTHPSAVLRLRGREGYDEAFGDLVADLRLVAPDA
- a CDS encoding DUF3515 domain-containing protein — protein: MPLSPARKATAIAVPSALVAGAVTAWLISQNMGDAQAGSGPVTSVSVQEAQGTEDQCANVVVALPAQLEDRAKRAVKGHPGALAWGEPPITLVCGVPKPDTVESATNLTAVNGVTWMTTQDIDTSAYGLPGKNVLWTALDREVYVSVAVPTASSGSAVISPISKVLAERLKSTGA
- a CDS encoding thiamine-phosphate kinase; the encoded protein is MHNENPTISDAGEFPAIERITRATAGSLTDEVLLGPGDDAAVVSAADGRVVISTDVFVEDRHFRRDWSGPQDIGHRVIAAALADIAAMGARPTAAVVGLACPADTPLSWLDGFSTGVAEECAAAGAALVGGDMSRSDTVFVSVTGLGDLAGAVPVTRAGARDNDVVAVAGHLGYAAAGLAILSRGFRTGKVFIDAHRRPAPPYTEGPRASLAGASAMCDVSDGLVADLEHIARASNVAIDLDASSFDIPARMAEIASAIGADPLQWVTAGGEDHALAATFAPDDVPDGWRVVGAVRSADEPAVTIDGRAPEARGWTHFGRA